The following coding sequences are from one Phycisphaeraceae bacterium window:
- a CDS encoding alpha/beta hydrolase, whose amino-acid sequence MPKRRSWSRSLLRIAFLITIILPLAWWTTLYVTQTGMIFPGQFKPDNVNLEPPPNLNIKVIWLETDAGPVEAWFFPGKGRSAENPGPAILYAHGNFEYIQLCFQHASWYADLGVSVLMIEYRGFGRSAGSPSEATARADGVAFYDLLAVRPEVDPARIAFHGRSLGGGVVCAIARDRTPVALIIESSFTSIRPIAAQLWVPGFLLKHPFDSIDVIRDFQGPILLGHGDTDPVIPYHHAQDNLAANPNATLITYPGIGHELDPIHPQWHAEITAFLARLGWIETIAPDPSPPPQPLN is encoded by the coding sequence ATGCCCAAGCGCCGCTCCTGGTCCCGCTCGCTCCTCCGCATCGCCTTCCTGATCACCATCATCCTCCCGCTGGCCTGGTGGACCACGCTCTACGTCACCCAGACCGGCATGATCTTCCCCGGCCAGTTCAAGCCCGACAACGTCAATCTCGAACCCCCGCCCAACCTCAACATCAAGGTCATCTGGCTGGAGACCGACGCCGGACCCGTCGAGGCCTGGTTCTTCCCGGGCAAGGGACGTTCCGCCGAGAATCCCGGCCCCGCGATCCTCTACGCCCACGGCAACTTCGAGTACATCCAACTCTGCTTCCAGCACGCCTCGTGGTACGCCGACCTGGGTGTGTCAGTCTTGATGATCGAATACCGCGGCTTTGGCCGCTCCGCTGGATCACCCTCCGAGGCCACCGCCCGCGCCGATGGAGTCGCCTTCTACGACCTGCTCGCCGTACGCCCCGAAGTCGATCCCGCCCGCATCGCTTTTCATGGCCGCTCCCTTGGCGGGGGCGTCGTCTGTGCCATCGCCCGCGACCGCACCCCCGTCGCGCTCATTATCGAGTCCTCCTTCACCTCGATCCGCCCCATCGCCGCCCAGCTCTGGGTTCCGGGTTTTCTCCTCAAACACCCCTTCGACTCCATCGACGTCATCCGCGACTTCCAGGGGCCCATCCTCCTCGGCCACGGCGACACCGACCCCGTCATCCCTTATCACCACGCCCAGGACAATCTCGCAGCCAACCCCAACGCCACCCTCATCACCTACCCCGGCATCGGCCACGAACTCGACCCCATCCACCCTCAGTGGCATGCGGAAATCACCGCATTTCTAGCCAGACTCGGCTGGATCGAAACCATCGCCCCCGACCCATCCCCACCACCACAACCACTAAACTGA
- the mutS gene encoding DNA mismatch repair protein MutS produces the protein MPDAPPSDPPAAQDIPEGSQHQTPAMRQFHTFKKQHPDCVLFFRMGDFYELFYDDAKLAHRVMGVTLTQRTKGIDMAGVPYHAVDGYLRRMIQAGYRVAVCDQVETPAEAKGIVKREVTRVVTPGTLTESSLLDEGRDNSLAAVAFIEDHHVALAWTDLSTGTFWVATLPEADLLDELSRLAPSELLYSQTATGQTPPRAQQLLDRLDAAIGTGRPGWQFHRDEAVDLLRSHYAVASFTGFGLADDSPELLPAAAILHYLRETQKPNATEKASGQGALAHLQPPKRFPREQHLVLDESALRSLEITRTTRSESEEGSLLSVFEKPSTALGRRTLRRWLAYPLRDRAAIEQRHAAVEALVAAPRLLEALRNRLADIQDIERILARLTLGRAAPRDVVALGRSTAQADQLLEQLNDHPQLDPLVSALRENREALATITAAITTRCVDEPPNHLREGGLIRDGVDPALDETRSLQRDSQAWLARYQKKLIDEINVPSLKVGFNRVFGYYIELTALHRDKAPDSWTRKQTLKNAERFITTELKTYETRVLHAESEAVEREKQLFEQLTADILAHTDALRAFATVVAELDTLASFARTAARHRYVKPTLTDEPTLQLIEARHPVLDIILADRFVPNDMFLNTTESDVRKAGGLALITGPNMAGKSTFIRQAALITLMAHAGSFVPAKSATLGVTDRIFTRIGASDELHTGQSTFMVEMAETARMCHHATGRSLIILDEIGRGTSTLDGLSLAWAIAEHFATRPDPPRVLMATHYHELTELADQIPTVENLHVKVREWNDQVVFLHRIEPGATDRSYGIHVAKLAGMPDAVVQRANTLLAALSEQHTAQNVAQLAKPATRSEPDLPLFNRVLEHPVIDQLRETQLDNLSPMQAFDLLRQLINEAKDNKP, from the coding sequence ATGCCCGACGCCCCGCCCTCCGATCCGCCAGCCGCCCAAGACATCCCCGAGGGCAGCCAGCACCAGACCCCGGCGATGCGGCAGTTCCACACCTTCAAGAAGCAGCACCCCGACTGCGTGCTCTTCTTCCGCATGGGCGACTTCTACGAACTCTTCTACGACGACGCCAAGCTCGCCCACCGTGTCATGGGCGTCACCCTCACCCAGCGCACCAAGGGCATCGACATGGCCGGCGTGCCCTACCACGCCGTCGATGGCTACCTCCGCCGAATGATCCAGGCCGGCTACCGCGTCGCCGTCTGCGATCAGGTCGAAACCCCCGCCGAAGCCAAAGGCATCGTCAAACGCGAGGTCACCCGCGTCGTCACCCCCGGCACCCTCACCGAATCCTCACTCCTCGACGAGGGCCGCGACAACTCCCTCGCCGCCGTCGCCTTCATCGAAGATCACCACGTCGCCCTCGCCTGGACTGACCTGTCGACAGGAACCTTCTGGGTCGCCACGCTCCCGGAAGCCGACCTCCTCGACGAGCTCTCCCGCCTCGCCCCCAGCGAACTGCTCTACAGCCAGACCGCCACCGGCCAGACCCCGCCCCGCGCCCAGCAACTCCTCGACCGACTCGATGCCGCCATCGGCACCGGTCGCCCGGGCTGGCAGTTCCACCGTGATGAGGCCGTCGACCTGCTCCGCAGCCACTACGCCGTCGCCTCCTTCACCGGCTTTGGCCTGGCCGACGACAGCCCCGAACTCCTCCCCGCCGCCGCCATCCTCCACTACCTCCGCGAGACCCAGAAACCCAACGCCACCGAGAAGGCATCCGGTCAGGGGGCTTTGGCTCATCTCCAGCCGCCCAAGCGCTTCCCGCGTGAACAGCACCTTGTCCTCGACGAGTCGGCCCTGCGCAGTCTCGAGATCACCCGCACAACCCGCTCGGAGTCTGAAGAAGGCTCGCTCCTCTCAGTATTCGAGAAACCCTCCACCGCCCTTGGCCGCCGGACGCTCCGCCGCTGGCTCGCCTACCCGCTCCGGGATCGCGCCGCCATCGAGCAGCGTCACGCCGCCGTCGAAGCCCTCGTCGCCGCGCCACGCCTGCTCGAAGCTCTCCGCAATCGTCTCGCCGACATCCAGGACATCGAACGCATCCTCGCCCGCCTGACTCTCGGCCGCGCCGCGCCCCGCGACGTCGTCGCTCTCGGTCGCAGCACCGCACAAGCCGATCAACTCCTCGAACAACTCAATGATCACCCACAACTCGATCCGCTGGTCTCAGCTCTCCGCGAAAACCGCGAGGCCCTTGCCACCATCACCGCCGCCATCACCACCCGCTGCGTCGATGAACCCCCCAACCACCTCCGCGAAGGCGGGCTCATCCGGGATGGTGTCGATCCCGCCCTCGACGAAACCCGCAGCCTCCAGCGTGACTCCCAGGCCTGGCTCGCCCGCTACCAGAAGAAACTCATCGACGAGATCAACGTCCCCTCCCTCAAGGTCGGCTTTAACCGCGTCTTCGGCTACTACATCGAGCTCACCGCGCTCCACCGCGACAAAGCCCCCGACTCATGGACCCGCAAGCAGACCCTCAAAAACGCCGAACGCTTCATCACGACCGAGCTCAAGACCTACGAGACCCGCGTCCTCCACGCCGAGTCCGAAGCCGTCGAACGCGAAAAACAACTCTTCGAGCAACTCACCGCCGACATCCTCGCGCACACCGACGCCCTCCGTGCCTTTGCCACCGTCGTCGCCGAACTCGACACCCTCGCCTCCTTCGCCCGCACCGCCGCGCGCCACCGCTACGTCAAACCCACCCTCACTGATGAACCCACCCTCCAACTCATCGAAGCCCGCCACCCCGTCCTCGACATCATCCTCGCCGACCGCTTCGTGCCCAACGACATGTTCCTCAACACGACTGAATCCGACGTGCGCAAGGCGGGAGGGCTCGCGCTCATCACCGGTCCCAACATGGCTGGCAAGTCCACCTTCATCCGCCAGGCCGCTCTGATCACCCTCATGGCCCACGCCGGCTCCTTCGTCCCCGCCAAGTCTGCCACGCTAGGCGTCACCGATCGCATCTTCACCCGCATCGGTGCCTCCGACGAGCTCCACACCGGTCAGTCCACCTTCATGGTCGAGATGGCTGAGACCGCCCGCATGTGCCACCACGCCACCGGACGATCCCTGATCATCCTCGACGAGATTGGCCGCGGGACCTCCACCCTCGACGGCCTGTCCCTCGCCTGGGCCATCGCCGAACACTTCGCCACCCGACCCGACCCGCCTCGCGTCCTTATGGCGACTCACTACCACGAGCTCACCGAACTAGCCGACCAGATCCCCACCGTCGAGAACCTCCACGTCAAGGTCCGCGAGTGGAACGACCAGGTCGTCTTCCTCCACCGCATCGAACCGGGCGCCACCGACCGCTCCTACGGCATCCACGTCGCCAAACTCGCTGGCATGCCCGACGCTGTCGTCCAGCGCGCCAACACGCTCCTCGCCGCACTCTCCGAGCAGCACACCGCTCAGAACGTCGCCCAACTAGCCAAACCCGCAACCCGCTCCGAACCCGACCTCCCCCTGTTCAACCGCGTCCTCGAACACCCCGTCATCGACCAGCTCCGCGAGACGCAACTCGATAACCTCTCTCCCATGCAGGCTTTTGACCTACTCCGCCAACTCATCAATGAAGCCAAGGACAACAAGCCCTAG
- the cysK gene encoding cysteine synthase A translates to MTTATANLLHRKTYSNMAETVFNTPLVKLNRVVPEGGATVLVKCEFFNPMASVKDRIGKAMIEAGEKSGAIGKGTHIIEPTSGNTGIALAFICAAKGYKLTLTMPESMSLERRALLKALGASLVLTPAAEGMKGAIAKAGELVATQDNAWMPQQFENPANPEVHYRTTGPEIWADTDGKVDIFVAGVGTGGTISGGGKFLKEQKSSVKCIAVEPEDSPVISGGKPGPHKIQGIGAGFIPKNLDMDIVDGVEKVGNEEAFTMGRRVCQEEALFGGISTGANVAAACRLAAMPENQGKTIVTIGCSFGERYLSTAMFADLVG, encoded by the coding sequence ATGACCACGGCGACTGCAAACCTGCTGCACCGGAAGACCTACTCGAACATGGCCGAGACGGTGTTCAACACGCCGTTGGTGAAGCTCAACCGCGTGGTGCCCGAAGGCGGGGCGACGGTGCTGGTGAAGTGCGAGTTCTTCAACCCGATGGCATCCGTGAAAGACCGGATCGGCAAGGCGATGATCGAGGCGGGGGAGAAATCGGGAGCGATCGGGAAAGGGACGCACATCATCGAGCCGACTTCGGGGAACACGGGGATTGCCTTGGCGTTCATCTGCGCGGCGAAGGGCTACAAGTTGACGCTAACGATGCCGGAGTCGATGAGTCTGGAGCGGCGAGCGCTGCTCAAGGCGTTGGGAGCATCGCTGGTGCTCACGCCTGCGGCGGAGGGGATGAAGGGGGCGATCGCCAAGGCGGGGGAGCTGGTGGCGACGCAGGACAACGCGTGGATGCCGCAGCAGTTCGAGAACCCGGCCAACCCGGAGGTTCACTACCGGACGACGGGCCCGGAGATCTGGGCAGACACTGACGGTAAGGTGGACATCTTTGTGGCGGGTGTGGGCACAGGTGGGACAATCTCGGGCGGTGGGAAGTTTCTCAAAGAGCAGAAGTCGTCGGTCAAGTGCATCGCGGTGGAACCGGAAGATTCGCCGGTGATCTCGGGCGGGAAGCCAGGCCCGCACAAGATCCAGGGGATTGGCGCTGGGTTCATCCCGAAGAACCTGGACATGGATATCGTCGATGGCGTCGAGAAGGTCGGGAACGAGGAGGCCTTTACGATGGGTCGCCGGGTGTGCCAGGAAGAGGCGCTGTTTGGCGGGATCAGCACCGGAGCCAACGTGGCGGCGGCGTGCCGTCTGGCAGCGATGCCTGAGAACCAGGGCAAGACCATCGTGACGATCGGCTGCAGCTTCGGCGAGCGGTATCTCTCGACGGCGATGTTCGCGGACCTAGTGGGCTAA
- a CDS encoding prepilin-type N-terminal cleavage/methylation domain-containing protein → MIFLSRTNPTTQTRRPPHRAWVVGGVGGFTLIELLVVISIIALLIGVLLPALGAARDQARALNCLTKTRSIAQALTMYLHDHADYFPPTNHQGFGAGLDWDLELAPYLGAPEVRLAVVFGDFYLEDNEEAVHYYNHHLRCPADERTATYDFSYAQSVYPSLSPDVAEERAVLAGRLWHRASSLPAPSATVIHGEVSTSSNHIMAHYWITRNVNPQDDLVLRHRGSGGGGLSTTFADGHATLGPVSDTFSRTQQRDRWNPATAR, encoded by the coding sequence ATGATCTTTCTGAGCCGAACCAACCCGACAACCCAGACACGACGGCCCCCGCACCGTGCCTGGGTCGTGGGGGGGGTGGGGGGGTTCACGCTGATCGAGTTGCTGGTTGTCATCTCGATCATCGCCCTGCTCATCGGCGTCCTGCTCCCCGCCCTGGGTGCCGCCCGTGATCAGGCCCGTGCCCTCAACTGCCTCACCAAAACCCGTTCGATCGCGCAGGCCCTCACGATGTACCTTCACGACCACGCCGACTACTTCCCGCCGACCAATCATCAGGGCTTCGGGGCTGGGCTCGACTGGGACCTCGAACTCGCACCTTACCTTGGTGCTCCTGAGGTTCGACTCGCTGTTGTCTTTGGCGATTTCTATCTTGAAGACAACGAGGAAGCGGTTCACTACTACAACCATCACCTCCGCTGCCCCGCCGACGAACGCACCGCCACCTATGACTTCTCCTACGCCCAGTCCGTCTACCCGAGCCTCTCACCCGATGTCGCCGAAGAACGCGCTGTGCTCGCCGGCCGCCTCTGGCACCGCGCCAGCTCGCTCCCCGCACCCTCCGCGACCGTGATCCACGGCGAAGTCAGCACCTCCTCCAACCACATCATGGCCCACTACTGGATCACCAGGAACGTGAATCCCCAAGACGATCTCGTCCTTCGCCACCGCGGCTCAGGCGGGGGCGGGCTGAGCACGACCTTCGCCGACGGGCACGCCACCCTCGGACCCGTCAGCGACACCTTCTCGCGCACGCAGCAGCGAGACCGCTGGAACCCAGCGACCGCGCGGTGA